The Tautonia plasticadhaerens nucleotide sequence GCTCGATCGTTGCTGGTTCGACGCCGGAGGCCCCTCGTCCCGGGGGGCCTCGGTCCGCGCCGCCCGGGGCGGCCCTCGCCGATCCTATCCTAATTCGCGATCGGCCCCGAGTCTCCTGGTACGGGCCGGATCCCGCCCCCCCTCCCCGGGAAGTCGCCGGGAGGGCCCTCGCCCTCGGGGGGGGCGTCCTCATACGATGACCCGGGAGATCCGGACATGCAACCGGCCGATCCGGGGCCGACCGGGCTTTCCCGGCAGGACCGGCATCGGCGCCGACCCGAGCAGGAGGAGGATCAAGGCCATGGAGACGATCACGGCCGAGAAGTTCGACGCCGGGCTGTTCGACCTCGACGGCGTCCTGACGGCGACCGCCGAGATCCACGCCCGATGCTGGAAGACGATGTTCGACGCCTACCTCCGCGCGCGGGCCGACCGCCTGGGGGGGCCGTTCCGGGAGTTCACCGTCGAGGGGGACTACCGGCCCTTCGTCGACGGCAAGCCCCGGCCCGACGGCGTCCGGGACTTCCTCGCCTCCCGGGGGATCACCCTGCCCGAGGGGGATCCGGGCGACCCCCCGGACGCCGAGACGGTCGCCGGGCTCGGCAACCGCAAGAACGAGCTCGTGCAGGCCGAGATCCGGGCGGGCCACGTCCGGGTCTTCGACGACGCCGTCACCCTCGTCCGACGGCTCCTCGCCGCCGGGCTGAAGGCGGCCGTCGTCACCTCCAGCCGCAACTGCGAGCCCGTGCTCCGGGCCGCCGGCATCGCCGACCTGTTCCGGGAGCGGGTCGACGGCGAGGTGGCGGCGCGGTACGGTCTCCCCGGCAAGCCGGCCCCCGACACCTTCCTCAAGGGGGCCGAGCTGCTGGGCGTCCCCCCCTCCAGGGCGATCGTCTTCGAGGACGCCACGGCCGGCGTCGCCGCCGGCCGGGCCGGCGGGTTCGGGCTGGTCGTGGGCGTCGACCGGGTCGGCGGCCGCCACCCCGAGGCGCTCCGATCTTCCGGCGCCGACGTCGTCTCCGGCGACCTCAGCCTGCTGATGCCCGACCCCTCCGCCCCCCCCAGGTGACGCGACCATGCTCCGCCACATCCCCGAACTGCCCCCGGAGGACATCTTCCCGGTCGACCCCTGGAAGATCGAGCAGCTCGGCTTCGAGGAGCACTACATCGCCCAGGAGGAGTCGATCTTCACCGTCGCCAACGGCTATCTCGGCCTCCGGGGCAGCTTCGAGGAGGGCCGCCCGGTCGAGCACGACGAGACCTTCGTCAACGGCTTCTACGAGACCTGGCCGATCGTCTACGGCGAGACGGCCTACGGCTTCGCCAAGACCGGCCAGACGATCGTCAACGTCTCCAACGCCAAGATCATCAAGATCTACGTCGACGACGAGCCGTTCGTCCTCGGCCAGGTCGAGCTGCGCTCCTTCCGCCGCGCCCTGAACATGAAGGACGGCACCCTCGACCGCGAGGTGGTCTGGGAGACCGCCTCGGGCAAGCGGGTCCGGGTCGAGTCCCGCCGCCTCGTCTCGTTCCGGCACCGGCACCTCGCGGCGATCGACTGCCGGATCACCCTGCTCGACGACTCGGCCCCCGTGGTCGTCTCCTCGGAGATCTTCACCGAGCTGGGGGGCGTGGCCGGCGAGGGCTCCGGCGAGGACGACCCGCGCAAGGCCAAGAAGTTCCAGGGACAGGTGCTCGAGCCCCGGCTCCACGAGGCCCGGGGGCGTCGGGTCGCCCTGGCCTACCGGACCCGCCGCAGCGGGCTCGGCCTGGCCTGCGGCATCGACCACCTCGTCGAGGTCGACGGGCCGGTCCACGAGTCGATCGTCCTGGGGGGGCCGCTCCGGGAGTCGATCCGGGCCGAGGAGACGGCCGGGCGGTTCGACTTCCGGGGCGAGGCCCGGGCCGGGCAGACGATCCGGGTCGTCAAGCTGCTCTCCTACCACACCGGCGAGGGGGCCGACGACCGCGAGCTGATGACCCGGGTCCACTGGTCGCTCGACCGGGGGCTGGAGCAGGGCTTCGAGGGACTGCTCCGCGACCAGGTCGAGTGCATGGACGACTTCTGGAGGCGGAGCGACATCCGGGTGCAGGGCAACCACCCCCGGGCCCAGCAGTGCGTCCGCTTCAACCTCTTCCACCTGCTCCAGGCGTCCGGCCGGGCCGACCAGCACGGCATCCCCGCCAAGGGCCTCACCGGCCAGGCCTACGAGGGCCACTACTTCTGGGACGGCGAGATCTACATCCAACCCTTCCTCACCTACACCGCCCCCCGGATCGCCCGCCGACAGCTGGAGAACCGCCACCGGATGCTCGACAAGGCCCGGGATCGCGCCCGGGAGGTGAACCAGCGGGGTGCCCTCTACCCCTGGCGGACGATCAACGGCGAGGAGGCCTCCGCCTACTACGCCGCCGGGACCGCCCAGTACCACATCAACGCCGACATCGCCTACGCCCTCCGCCGCTACGTCCAGGCCACCGGCGACACCCGGTTCCTCCACGACCACGGCGCCGAGATCCTGGCCGAGACCGCCCGGCTCTGGCTCGACCTGGGCTTCTACCAGGACCGGGGGGACGGCCGCTTCCACATCCACGGCGTCACCGGCCCCGACGAGTACACCGCCGTCGTCAACGACAACCTCTACACGAACCTCATGGCCCGGGAGAACCTCCGGTACGCCGCCGAGGTCTTCTCGACCATCCGGCTCGAACGCCCCGTGCACTTCGAGCGGCTGGCGGCCCGGCTCGGCCTCGAGCCCGAGGAGGTCGAGCGGTGGCGGGACGCCGCCGAGGCCATGTACGTCCCCTATGACGAGCGGCTCGGCATCCACCCCCAGGACGGCGACTTCCTCCGCAAGAAGGTCTGGGACCTGCCGAACACGCCCCGGTCCCACTTCCCGCTGATGCTCTCCTACCACCCGCTGGTCCTCTATCGCCACCAGGTGATCAAGCAGGCCGACGTGGTCCTGGCGATGTTCCTCCTGGGGGACGACTTCACCGCCGAGCAGAAGAAGCGCAACTTCGACTACTACGAGAAGCTGACCACCGGCGACTCCTCCCTCTCGGCCTGCATCCAGGCGATCATCGCCTACGAGGTGGGGGACGACCACTCGGCGTTGAAGTACATGAGGGCCGCCACCCTGATGGACCTGGCCGACGTGGGGGGCAACGTCCGGGACGGCATCCACGTCGCCTCGGCCGGCGGCACCTGGATGTCCATCGTCTTCGGCATCGCCGGGTTCCGGGACCACGGCGGCCGGTTCCGGTTCCGACCCCGGCTCCCCGACGGCTGGGACCGCCTCTCCTTCCGCCTGACCATCCGGGGCAGCGTCCTCGAGGTCGACCTGCTCCCCGACACCGCCACCTACCGGCTCATCGAGGGCGACCCCCTGACCGTCGAGCACGAACTGGAGCCCCTGACCCTGGCCCCGGGGGCGCCGGTCCGGCGGCCGATCACCTCCACCGTCGTCGCCGCCGCCTCGCTCGCCAAGAACGAGCCGGACCCGGCCCGCTCCGAGGAATCGGAGTTGTGACCGGGCCCCCCCGGGACCGGCGACCGACGTTCATTGCGAGAGGATGATCGCCGAGTAGGGGCCGACGCCGACGTCCGCCCGGCAGGGCAGGCCGTCCCTCCCCCCCGGCTCGGCCGTGGTCCCATCGCTCGGGAAATCCCCGAATGCGCCGTCGTACCCCTGCCAGTCGCTGTTGAACCGGACGTGCCAGGGGCCCGGCCGGGGCAGGCCGATGGTATAGCCCTGGTAGCCCCGGTCCCCGAAGTTGGCGACGACCACCACGTCATCCCCGGGGCCGCCGTCCTGCCAGCGGTGGAAGGCGAGCACCTTGTCCCGATCATTGCGGTGGAAGACGTTCACGTGCCGACCCCGGAGCCCCCGGGTCCGGTCGGACCAGTTCCTCCGCAGACGGATCAGGTCCCGGTAGAGGTGGTAGATCCCCCGGAATCGACCCTCGTCGTACTTGTCCCAGTCCATGTAATGGTCGTCATCGAACGGGAGCCATTCGAGAATCTCCTGCCCCTGGAAGATCATCGGGATCCCGGGGCTGGTCATCACGAGCGCCGCGCCGAGGGTCGAACGCTTCTTGGCGTACCAACTGTCGGCCTGGCCGGGGTGGATGTCTTCGGTCAGCCGTCGCTTGCCGTTCTTCGTCGCCACCTCGTCGTGGGACTCGGTGTAGACGACCCTCCGGAAGGGGTCCCCGCCGTACCGATGCTCGACGGCACCTTGCACGGCCCCGAGGTCCCGGTCCTCGTCCCGGGGCGTGGCCAGGGCGGCCCGGACAGTGTGGACGAACAGGTCATCCCACTGGGAGTCGATCCCGGCGCCCCCCTCGGAGGTGGGCCGGGTGACGGCGTGGTTGCGCCTCATGTCCTCGGCCAGGGTGATCTTCCAGGGCTCATGGGCGTCGATCTCGTCGCTGATCCAGCGCAGGAGGTTCCAGCCCCAGCCGTCCAGGTTGGTCGGGTCGTCGGGGGGGACGTCGTCCCGGGCGTCGACGTTGCGGATGTAGCAGGACATGTCGAACCGGAGGCCGTCGACCCGGTACTCCTCCAGCCACATCAGGGCGTTGTCCCGGAGGAAGGAGCGGACCTCGGGCCGGCCGTAGTCGGGCCGGTTCTTGTGGCCCCAGGGGGTCCGGGCCCTCCAGTCGTTGTAGAAGTAGATGCCCCCCATCTCGTCGCCGTCATGTGTCCGGAACCAGCCGTCGAACTGCCAGACCGACGCCCCCAGGTCCTGGGGCCCGAGGTGGTTGTAGACCAGGTCCAGGAAGACCGCCAGCCCCTTGCCGTGGGCCGCGTCGACCAGCCGCTTGAGCCCCTTCGGGCCGCCGTAGGAGCTCTCGACGGCGAAGATGTTCGCCGGGTTGTACCCCCAGGAGAGGTCGCCGAAGAACTCCCCGGTGGGCAGCAACTGGATCGCGTTGACGCCCAGCTCGACCAGGTAGTCCAGATCCCCGATGATCGCGTCGAACTCCTGATCGGGCCCGACCGGCCGGTCGGGGAAGGTGCCCGGGTGCATCTGGTAGATCACCAGCTCGTCCCAGGGCGGCATGGCGAAGTCGTTCGACCGCCAGTCGAACTCGGGGTCGGCGACGATCCCGACGCCGCTCGAATGCGTCACCTGCCGGGCCCTCGGGTCGATCCGCCATCGGCCGCCGTCGATCACGAACCGGTAGTCGTGGCCGACGGCCGCGCCGGGGACGTCGGCCGACCAGTGCCCATCCCCCTCGGGGGCGAGCGGGCTGGCCGTCGGGCTCCCGCCGTTGAACGCGCCCGCCGCCGACACCGAGCCGGCGAAGGGGGCCCAGACCCGGAAGGTGACCCCGCCGGGGTAGGGGATCGCGCCCATCCCCGGTCGGGTCGATCGAGTCGCCATGACGTGCCTCGCTTCGGGGGGGACCCGGACCGTCCGGATCGGAGCCGCATTCGGAATCGGGGTCGGGGCGTGCGGTCGGGACTCGCCCCGGGTCGGCCCCCATTGGACCGCCCCGGGGGAGGCCTGGACAGCGAAAAATTTGGCGAGGCGTCCTCGTCCCCGGGGCCGGGGACGGGGATCGCCCGGGGGGCTTGGATGAGCCGGGCCGCGAGGGGGCCCTATCGCGGAGATCGGCCGGCCTCCGGGCGGATCCGGGGGCGCCGCAGCAGGGCGAGGCGACGATGGCGAAGCCCGTCGAGCGCGACGGCCAGGAAGATGAGGACCCCGGTGACGACCGGGTAGAGGTACGGGTCGGCGTTCACCACGTTCAGGCCGTTGCGGATCGCCTGGATGAGCACCGCGCCGAACAGCGTGCCCGGCAGCACCCGGCCCTTGCCGCCGAAGAGGCTGGAGCCGCCGAGGACGGCCGCGGCGATCGCCTCGAACTCCCAGCGGTCTCCCAGGCTCGGCGAGACGGCCGCCAGCTGCCCCAGCAGCACCAGCCCGCCGATCGAGGCGCACAGGCCGCTGGCCAGGTACGCGAAGGCCAGCACCCGGCCGACCCGGATCCCCGCCTTCTTCGCCGCCTCCGGGTCGTTCCCCACCGCGTAGAGCTGCCGGCCGATCGGGGTCATCGAGAGGACGACCTGCGCCGCCGAGAGCACCACGACCATCATCGCCACCGGCAGCGGCACGATCCCCAGCACCCTGGACGAGCCCAGCCGGAGGAATTCGCCCGGCAGGTTCATGGCCCGGGTCTGGGTCAGGAACAGGCCGAGCCCCCGGCCGATGGAGAGCGTGGCGAGCGTGACGATGAAGGGCATCAGGCGGAGCCTCGTGATCAACGCCGCGTTGACGAGGCCGAAGCCCAGGCCCACCGCCGGCGCGACCGCCGCCGCCAGCCACGGCGAACCGCCCGCCAGCGCGAGCTTCCCGGCCGCGATCGCCCCCAGGAACATGATCGAGCCGACCGACAGGTCGATCCCGGCGGTGATCAGCACGAAGGTCATCCCCGCGGCCACGATCGCCGTGGCCGACGACTGCACCAGGACGTTGACCGCGTTCTCGGCCGTCAGGAACCTCGGCGTCGCCAGGCCGAAGCCCGCCACGGCGGCCAGGAACAGCAGCGCGGGGGCGGCCCGGAGCAGCGCGACGGCGGCCCCCGACCGGGCCCGGCCCGTCATCGTGGGAGCCCCCGGCGCAGGGCGGCCCGGAGGATCGCCTCGCGGTCGAATCCCCCCCGGGGGAACTCGCCCGAGATCTCGCCCCGGCTCATGACCAGGATGCGGTCGCACATGCCGATCAGCTCCTCGATCTCCGGCGAGATCATCAGCACCCCCGCCCCCCCGGCGGCCAGCTCGCCGATCAGGCGATAGATCTCCTGCCTGGCGCCGACGTCGACGCCCCGGGTCGGCTCGTCCAGGATCAGGGCCGACGGCCCCGACATCAGCCATCGGGCCAGCACCACCTTCTGCTGGTTCCCCCCGCTCAGGGTGCGGACCGGCTGCCCCGGCCCGGCCGCCCGGAGCCGGACGGCCCGGGTGACCCCGTCGACCGCGTCGGCGATCCGACGGCCGTCGAGCAGCCCGCCCCCCCACCCGGAGAAGCGGGGGAGCGACGCGAGGGCGACGTTCTCGGCCACGCCGGCCTCCATGAGCAGCCCCTCCCCCCGGCGGTCCTCGGTGAGCATCGCCAGCCCCCGCCGGATGCGGGCCCGGGGCGACGACCGGCCGAGCGGGCGGCCCAGCAGGCGGACCTCGCCCCGGTCGGCCGGGTCGAGCCCGAAGAGGATCCGCGCCAGCTCGGTCCGCCCCGATCCCATCAGGCCGGCGAGCCCCAAGATCTCCCCCCGCCGCAGGGAGAAGCGGATCTCCTCCACGACGCCCGAGCGCGACAGCCCCTCGACCCCGAGGACGACCTCATCCGAGGGGCGTGCGGTCCTCCCCGGGAATAGCTGCCCCAGGTCCCGGCCCACCATCAGGGCGATCAGGTGGTCGACGGCGAATCCCGACGCCGGGCCGCTCCCGACGAGCCGGCCGTCGCGGAGCACCGCCACGTCGTCGCAGAGCCGGAGCACGTCCTCCAGGGCGTGGGAGATGTAGATCATCCCGATCCCCCGGGCCCTGAGGCGTCGGATCAGCGCGAAGAGCCGGTCGGCCTCCGGGGCGGTGAGGGACGTGGTCGGCTCGTCGAGGATGATCAGCCGGGCCTCCACCGTGAGCGCCCGGGCGACCTCGACGAGCTGCCGCTCGCCGGGGGAGAGGTCCTCGACGAGGGTGCCCGGGCGGCGTCGCAGCTCGACGGCCTCCAGCGCCTCGCGCGCGAGCGAGGCGGCCCGGCGGCGGTCGATGAGGGGCCCGAGGCGGGGGAAGCATGGCAGGAACAGGTTCTCGGCGATGCTCAGGTTCGTGAACAGGTTCAATTCCTGGTGGATGAACGCCACGCCCCTCCGGGAGGCCTCGGCGGGGTCGGCCGGCTCGTAGTCCTCCCCCCCGAGGCGCATGCGGCCCGAATCGGCCGGGAGGACGCCCCCAAGGATGTTCATGAGCGTGGACTTCCCCGCCCCGTTCTCCCCCACCAGGCCGAGGATCCGCCCCGGGCCGACGGCGAGGTCGACCTCCCGCAGCACCGGGACGCCGAAGAACGACCGGCAGACGCCGAGGACCTCCAGCAGCGGCGGGCCGTCGCTGCTCATCTCAGGCACGCCCCGCCGCCCGGGCCCGGGCCGAGTCGAGCAAAGCCGCCAGCAGGATGACCCCGCCCTTGACGATCATGATGGCGAAGTTCGACAGGTTCATCAGGTTCAACCCGTTGTCGATGACCGCGATGAAAAGCACCCCGTAGGCCGTCCGACGCACCCCGCCCCGGCCGCCGAACAGGCTCGTGCCGCCGATCACGCACGCGGCGATCACGTCCAGCAGGATCCGGGGGGCGATCTCCGGCGACCCCGTCTCCAGCCGGCTCGTGTACAGGATCGCCCCGATCGCGGCGCAGAGCCCGGAGACGACGTAGGAGGCGGCCGTCACCCGGCCGACCGGCACGCCCGAGACCTCGGCGGCCCTGGGGTTCATCCCCGACGCGTACAGCCACCGGCCGAACAGGGTCCGGGAGAGGGCGACGTGGGCGACCACCGCCAGCGCGGCGACCAGCACGGCCGCCGGGGGGACGCCGAGGACCGAGCCGTAGGAGACCCCGACGAACGCATCGGGGAGTTCGTAAATCTTCTGGGATTTCGTGTACCAGACCGCCAGGCCCCCCCCGGCCGTCAGCGTGGCGAGCGTGACCATGAACGGGGGCATCCCCAGCCGGGTCGCCGACAGGCCGTTGATCCCCCCCATCGCCCCGCCGACGCCGAGCATGGCCGCGACCGCCGCCGGCACCGCCATCGGGTGCCCGGCAAGGGGGCCGCCGTCGCCCGTCATGATCGAGGCGCCGACCACGCTGGCCAGGGCGATCGAGGCCGTGACCGACAGGTCGATCCCCCCGCCGATCAGCACGAACGACTGCCCGATCGCCAGCGCCAGCAGGGGCAGCGTGTTCTGCAACACGTTCGCCGCGTTCCGCCCCGAGGCGAACCCGGGGACCGCCGCCCAGAACGCCAGCGCCGCCGCCGCCGAGAGCAGGAGCACGAGGTGCTCGGATCGCAGCAGGAGGGCCGCCCGGGGCGGGCCGACGCCCGGAAATCGCATGGGCATCGCGTCAATCCCCGCCGACGCCGGCGCCCCACATGCGCGGGGCCATCTCGTCGAGGTTCCCCTGGTGGATCACGAACCCCTCGTCCTCGATGACCGGGGGCACCTCCTCCCCCGCGATCAGGTCGGCGAGGGCCCGCACCGTCTGCTCGCTCTCGAAGCCCAGGTCCTGCACGCCGTCGGCGTCGAGGTACCCGTCCCGGAGCATCCGGTAGGCGGTGGCGTCGCCGTCGAAGCCCCCGAGGATGACGTGGCCCGGCTCGCCGACCTTCTCATACTTGCCCGCCGACCGCAGCGCGGAGACGAGCGACGGGAAGAGGAAGTCGGACGACGTGAAGATGAAGTCGATCCCCGGGTCGGCCTGCAGCGCGTTCGTGACGCCGGCCAGGGCCTTCTCCTGGTTCCACTCGGTGGGGATCTCGGCGACGACCTCGATCCCCCCGCCGTGCTCCTCGATCGCGTCGTCGAAGCCCCGACGCCGATCGACGGCATTCTGGTCGGCGAGGTCGCCGATGAGGATCATCGCCTTGTGGGCCCCGCCGGCCTCGGCCGCGAGCCGGGCCATGTGGGAGACCGTCTCCCGGGCGATCGCGTAGTTGTCGGCGACGATCGTCACGGCCTCGGCCGACGAATCGGCCGGCGGGCGGTTGTAGAGGACCATCGGGATCCCGGCCCGGTTGGCGGCCCGGATCATGGGGATGACCGTCTTCGCGTCCTTGGGGGCGACGATGATGCCGTCGACGCCCCGGGCGATGAAGCCCTGCACCTGCTCGAACTGGCGGTTGGCGTCGCCGTCGGCGATCGCCTCCAGGACCGTGAACCCCCGCCCCTCCAGCTCCCCCTTGATCGACTCGAAGCTGACGACCCAGTACTCCGTCTGGAGCGTCTCGAACGCCACGCCGACGGTCTTCGGGCCGGGGCCACCGGGCGCGTCGCCCCCGCCCCCGCAGGACGCGAGCGGCAGGGCGGCGAGGGCGAGGGCGATTCCCGCTCGCGATCTCATGGGCGGATCTCCTCGGAACGGGCCGGCGGGGGCGTGGTGATGTCCCGGACCGATTCCCGAAGGTTCTCCGGGTCGAAGACCCGCTTCCAGTCGGGACGGAAGATCATGCCCTTCGCCCTGGCGATGGCCTTCAGGGCGCCGTCGGAGAAGGGCGAGCCGATCTCGCCGAAGACGATGGCGAGCTCGATGTTGATGTGACCCAGCAGGAAGTCCCGGGCCGCCTCGGGGGGCACGCCCAGGCGGACGGCCTCGTCCATGGCCTCCTTGACGACGGTGATGCAGGTCGCGGCGGTCGTCTCCGCCAGCGCGGGCTCCAGGAGGGCCATCTGCTCCACGGTGATGCGGTGTGACCGCATCACCGGGGCGTACATGGCCCGCGCGATCGCCTCCCCTTTCGCATAATCGGCGTCCGGGCCCTTCATCAAGGCGCAAACGATATGCTGCTTGGCCTTGATGCCGCCGAAGAAGTCGCGGCGGGCCTCGGGGTCGGTCTCGTCGTTGAAGACGGGGGGGTGGCAGGGGTGGGTGAAGAAGTAGGAGAGGTCGTCCCGGAGGGGCAGCACCCCGGCGTGGGGCGCGGCGGGGTCGAGCCCCATGAGCATCGCCCCGGGCTTCATGAGCGGGACCGCCTCGGCGGCGATCGTCCCCATCAGGGCGTCCGGCACGGCGAAGATCACCACGTCGGCCTCGGCCAGCGCCCCGTCCCGGGGGGTCACGTCGAGCCCCCGCTCGGCCAGGCGCTCCCGCCCGGCGGGGCCGATCTCGACGTACCGCATGCGGTATTCGTCGCGGTTGCGGAGGTTGTCGGCGATCCGGCAGCCCATCTTGCCGCCGGCGCCGAGCAGCGCGATCGTCGTCATCGTAATCCAACTCCCCTCGGTCCGGCCGATCGGGCGGGCGGGGTGCGCCGCCCTACGGCTCGCCTCGCAACACCTTGCCGAAGTAATCGTCCCGGCCGACCTGCCCCCCCTTGAGCACGATCTCCAGCCCGTCGACCGACGCCCGCCCCGAGGAGGCCCGGCAGAGGGGCGATCCGGGGGCCGTCGGCATGACGAATTCGAGCGCATCGATCCCCAGCTGGCGGGCCGCGTGGCCGGAGGTGTCCCCCCCCGCGACCACGACCCGCCGCAGCCCGGCGGCGTCGACCAGTTCTCGGAGGATCAGGCCGAGCTGCTCGCCGAGGCGGTCCCGGGCCTCGGCCGGCGACAGGCCGAGCGACCGGCCCCGCCCCAGCGTCTCGGCGATCCCCGGGTCGTCCGGCCCGATCGCGGACGAGACGACGACCCCCGGGGAGCCGGACAGGCCGTCGAGGCCACGCCGGACGGCCCGGACCCGCTCCCCTTCGGCCCGGGCCGGATCGATCAGGGCATCGGCACGGACCTCGACCCCGACGAACCCGTCCCGCAGCGACTGGCGGATCTGGTCCCTCGTGGTCGGCGAGCAGCTCCCCGAGACGACGGCCAGGCGGTCGACCGGCCCGGCCGGGGAGACGGGCCCGGTCCCGGGCCCGGGCAACATCCCGGCGGCCCTCCAGTGGGCCACCAGCGCGTATTCCAGCCCCGACGACCCGGCCGCGAACACCGGGCGGGGGGATCCGGAGGCATGCCGCCAGATCACCTCGCCGATCCGGCGGAGGTGGCGGTCGTCGATCACGTCGAAGAGCTGCACCTCCGCGCCCGAGTCGATCCCGGCCCGGACGGCCTCCCAGGCCGCCCCGGGGCGGGGGTCGTCCAGGTCGAGGACGCTCACCAGGCCGATCGGCAGGCCGGTCTGCCGGGCCAGGTGGAGCCTCAGGTCGGCCTCATCCATCGGGGTGACCGGGTGGCGCCGCATCGTCGGGTGGCGGTCGAGCCGGTGCGTCTCGCCCCCGGCCGAGGCGAACAGGTTGCCGAAGACGCAGTAGCGTCCCAGGATCGGCGCCCCCACGACCAGCGGCACGAACCCCTCCCCGAAGCACCCCCTCCCCAGCTCGATCGCCCGCCCGATGCTGCCCACCTCGGGGGACGAGTCGAAGGTCGAGCACGTCTTGTAATGGACGATCGACGGATTGAGCCTCCCCAGCGCCTCGAAGGCCGGGGGCAGGGCGGCCTCCATCCGGGCCGGGGACATCGACCGGCTCGTCCCGGCGACCCCCACGGCCTGAAGGCCCCCGAACCTCCCGGCCAGATCCCCGGGGGCCGGCGGCCGGAGGAAGAGGGCCGTGCGCAGGCCGGACCGGGCGAGCGACTCCATCACGTCGGTCGAGCCGGTGAAGTCGTCGCCGTAGTAGGCCAGCAGCGGGCGGGGGGGTCCGGTCACGGTCCGAAGGCCTCCAGGGCCCGTCGCAGCTCGGGGCGGGCCCGGGCGTACTCGTCGGCCGGCGTCCCCGAGAGGGCCGCCTCCCAGGCCTGGCGGAGGCTGAGGACCCCGGCGGCCACCCCGTCGGGGTGGGCCATGATGCCGCCCCCGCAGACGTGCATGAGGTCGATGCTGCCGATGCGTTCATACGTCTCGCCCGCCCGCCCGGCCCACTGGCCGGAGGCGATGACGGGCATCACCCGCCGGCCGAACAGCGGGGCCAGGCAGCGCCGGGCCGAGGCGACGACCGAGTCGTCCGGCTCGCAGAACTTGTTCCGCAGGCCGTTGCAGTGCAGGTGGTCGGCCCCGGCGAGCCGGTAGAAGGTGGAATAGGCGGCGAACTCCATGCCCAGCATCGGGTGACGCGCGTAGATGCCCCAGCCGTTGCGGTGCCCGTGGATGGGCAGTTGCGAATGCGACCGCAGGTGGGCCACGCCGGCCAGGCCCACGCCGTTGAGGCTGACCATGACGCAGGTGCCCCCGGCGTCGAGCACCGCGTCGTGGTGGCGCCGCATCGCGTCGATCTCGTCGGTGATGTTGAAGGCGATCATCGCCTTCTTCCCCGTGCGGTCGGCGTGGTCGTTGACGACCCGCATCACCGCCTCGACCCGCCGCCCCAGCGGCGAATGCGGAGGGTTGGCCATCAGCTCGTCGTCCTTGACGAAGTCGATCCCGGCCTCGATCAGCGTCCCCACCAGGGCGGCCGTCTCCCCGGGGGCGAGGCCGACGCTCGGCTTGATGATCGTGCCGATGATCGGCCTCCCCTCGACCCCGGAGAGCCTCCGCGTCCCCTCCGGGCCGAACTGGGGGCCGGGGTAGGCCTCCCCGAACGCGGGGGGGAGGTCGAGATCCACCAGCTTCAGCCCGGAGAAGGCGGAGAGTTCGAACAGGTTCCCCGCCACCGTCGCCAGCAGGTTCGGCAGCGACGGCCCCACGTTCTCCAGCGGCCAGGAGAGCACGACCTCCGCCCTCCGGAA carries:
- a CDS encoding beta-phosphoglucomutase family hydrolase; its protein translation is METITAEKFDAGLFDLDGVLTATAEIHARCWKTMFDAYLRARADRLGGPFREFTVEGDYRPFVDGKPRPDGVRDFLASRGITLPEGDPGDPPDAETVAGLGNRKNELVQAEIRAGHVRVFDDAVTLVRRLLAAGLKAAVVTSSRNCEPVLRAAGIADLFRERVDGEVAARYGLPGKPAPDTFLKGAELLGVPPSRAIVFEDATAGVAAGRAGGFGLVVGVDRVGGRHPEALRSSGADVVSGDLSLLMPDPSAPPR
- a CDS encoding glycoside hydrolase family 65 protein; the protein is MLRHIPELPPEDIFPVDPWKIEQLGFEEHYIAQEESIFTVANGYLGLRGSFEEGRPVEHDETFVNGFYETWPIVYGETAYGFAKTGQTIVNVSNAKIIKIYVDDEPFVLGQVELRSFRRALNMKDGTLDREVVWETASGKRVRVESRRLVSFRHRHLAAIDCRITLLDDSAPVVVSSEIFTELGGVAGEGSGEDDPRKAKKFQGQVLEPRLHEARGRRVALAYRTRRSGLGLACGIDHLVEVDGPVHESIVLGGPLRESIRAEETAGRFDFRGEARAGQTIRVVKLLSYHTGEGADDRELMTRVHWSLDRGLEQGFEGLLRDQVECMDDFWRRSDIRVQGNHPRAQQCVRFNLFHLLQASGRADQHGIPAKGLTGQAYEGHYFWDGEIYIQPFLTYTAPRIARRQLENRHRMLDKARDRAREVNQRGALYPWRTINGEEASAYYAAGTAQYHINADIAYALRRYVQATGDTRFLHDHGAEILAETARLWLDLGFYQDRGDGRFHIHGVTGPDEYTAVVNDNLYTNLMARENLRYAAEVFSTIRLERPVHFERLAARLGLEPEEVERWRDAAEAMYVPYDERLGIHPQDGDFLRKKVWDLPNTPRSHFPLMLSYHPLVLYRHQVIKQADVVLAMFLLGDDFTAEQKKRNFDYYEKLTTGDSSLSACIQAIIAYEVGDDHSALKYMRAATLMDLADVGGNVRDGIHVASAGGTWMSIVFGIAGFRDHGGRFRFRPRLPDGWDRLSFRLTIRGSVLEVDLLPDTATYRLIEGDPLTVEHELEPLTLAPGAPVRRPITSTVVAAASLAKNEPDPARSEESEL
- a CDS encoding alpha-amylase family glycosyl hydrolase, which translates into the protein MATRSTRPGMGAIPYPGGVTFRVWAPFAGSVSAAGAFNGGSPTASPLAPEGDGHWSADVPGAAVGHDYRFVIDGGRWRIDPRARQVTHSSGVGIVADPEFDWRSNDFAMPPWDELVIYQMHPGTFPDRPVGPDQEFDAIIGDLDYLVELGVNAIQLLPTGEFFGDLSWGYNPANIFAVESSYGGPKGLKRLVDAAHGKGLAVFLDLVYNHLGPQDLGASVWQFDGWFRTHDGDEMGGIYFYNDWRARTPWGHKNRPDYGRPEVRSFLRDNALMWLEEYRVDGLRFDMSCYIRNVDARDDVPPDDPTNLDGWGWNLLRWISDEIDAHEPWKITLAEDMRRNHAVTRPTSEGGAGIDSQWDDLFVHTVRAALATPRDEDRDLGAVQGAVEHRYGGDPFRRVVYTESHDEVATKNGKRRLTEDIHPGQADSWYAKKRSTLGAALVMTSPGIPMIFQGQEILEWLPFDDDHYMDWDKYDEGRFRGIYHLYRDLIRLRRNWSDRTRGLRGRHVNVFHRNDRDKVLAFHRWQDGGPGDDVVVVANFGDRGYQGYTIGLPRPGPWHVRFNSDWQGYDGAFGDFPSDGTTAEPGGRDGLPCRADVGVGPYSAIILSQ
- a CDS encoding ABC transporter permease — its product is MTGRARSGAAVALLRAAPALLFLAAVAGFGLATPRFLTAENAVNVLVQSSATAIVAAGMTFVLITAGIDLSVGSIMFLGAIAAGKLALAGGSPWLAAAVAPAVGLGFGLVNAALITRLRLMPFIVTLATLSIGRGLGLFLTQTRAMNLPGEFLRLGSSRVLGIVPLPVAMMVVVLSAAQVVLSMTPIGRQLYAVGNDPEAAKKAGIRVGRVLAFAYLASGLCASIGGLVLLGQLAAVSPSLGDRWEFEAIAAAVLGGSSLFGGKGRVLPGTLFGAVLIQAIRNGLNVVNADPYLYPVVTGVLIFLAVALDGLRHRRLALLRRPRIRPEAGRSPR